One Peterkaempfera bronchialis DNA window includes the following coding sequences:
- a CDS encoding DEAD/DEAH box helicase has product MGPAIGHRAQTVAELAGCAAVFLPADPPRAGRVAFWHPDGAAPPDGVGEAEEVTVVRPHGAGGARRHTVRAAVLPVQQAVPVLSRARARAGATPSAAFWGAGAVLALQLAARGRLLPGLSAADADAWRVGPLGADDVRRLRELAAAMPPEAHAVPLPGLTPLHLPEPEALLRSFLDAVADGLPRSPTARIAAGAAPYAAPEPVRLPEQRGWAAEVAAGQDAGVRVSLRLELPGLTEAAAQGAGPAMDLGDDDAPFRAVVQLHSLADPTLVVDAAALWAGAAPAVEDAFGPRTRVDTLLTLRRAARAWQPLTRLLGAAVPGGLELSDAEAQELLGEAAARLAAAGVEVHWPRELARELTAHGIVEPTPQAASDLPGFLSAEELLTFRWRLAVGDRELTEEELDRLAEAHRPVVRLRDQWVLVDPELVRRARERQRRPLTTLDALGAALTGTAEVGGETVAVDASGWLAELRDRIADPEAAARREPVGPPAALAATLRDYQLRGLAWLHRMTSLGLGCCLADDMGLGKTVTLIALHLHRQQEPSAAGPTLVVCPTSLLGNWQREIERFAPGTPVRRFHGAGRDLDELAEGEFVLTTYGTMRLDAERLAAAGPWGMVVADEAQHVKNPRSATARALRTIGGRARVALTGTPVENNLSELWALLDWTTPGLLGPLKSFRERYARAVEGELDRATADRLARLVRPFLLRRRKSDPGIAPELPPKTETDRVVALTREQAALYEAVVREAMGEIRAAEGIARRGLVVKLLTALKQICNHPAQFLKEQRPRIADRSGKLELLDELLDTVLAEDAAVLVFTQYVRMARLIEAHLAARGVPAQFLHGGTPVKRREEMVRRFQEGAAPVFLLSLKAAGTGLNLTRAEHVVHYDRWWNPAVEDQATDRAYRIGQTQPVQVHRLVTEGTVEDRIAELLRRKRQLADAVLGAGEAALTELSDAELADLVELREAGR; this is encoded by the coding sequence GTGGGACCAGCCATCGGACACCGGGCGCAGACCGTCGCCGAACTGGCCGGGTGCGCCGCCGTGTTCCTGCCCGCCGATCCGCCCCGGGCCGGGCGGGTGGCGTTCTGGCACCCCGACGGCGCCGCGCCGCCCGACGGGGTCGGCGAGGCCGAGGAGGTCACCGTCGTACGGCCGCACGGCGCGGGCGGCGCGCGGCGGCACACGGTACGGGCGGCCGTGCTGCCCGTGCAGCAGGCGGTGCCGGTGCTGAGCCGGGCCCGGGCCCGCGCCGGGGCCACGCCCTCGGCGGCCTTCTGGGGCGCGGGAGCGGTGCTCGCACTCCAACTGGCCGCCCGTGGCCGACTGCTGCCCGGCCTCTCCGCCGCCGATGCCGACGCCTGGCGGGTCGGCCCGCTTGGGGCGGACGACGTACGGAGGCTGCGCGAGCTGGCGGCGGCGATGCCCCCGGAGGCGCACGCCGTACCGCTGCCGGGGCTGACGCCCCTTCACCTCCCCGAGCCCGAGGCGCTGCTGCGGTCCTTCCTGGACGCCGTCGCGGACGGCCTGCCGCGCAGCCCCACAGCCCGGATCGCCGCCGGGGCGGCCCCCTACGCCGCACCCGAACCCGTCCGGCTGCCCGAGCAGCGCGGCTGGGCGGCGGAGGTCGCGGCCGGCCAGGACGCCGGGGTGCGAGTGTCGCTGCGGCTGGAGCTGCCCGGCCTGACCGAAGCCGCAGCCCAAGGCGCAGGTCCGGCAATGGACTTGGGTGACGACGACGCCCCGTTCCGCGCCGTCGTCCAGCTGCACAGTCTCGCCGACCCCACCCTGGTGGTGGACGCGGCCGCCCTGTGGGCCGGGGCCGCACCCGCCGTCGAGGACGCCTTCGGCCCCCGTACCCGGGTGGACACCCTGCTGACGCTGCGCCGGGCCGCCCGGGCCTGGCAACCGCTCACCCGGCTGCTCGGCGCGGCGGTGCCCGGCGGCCTGGAGCTGTCCGACGCCGAGGCACAGGAACTGCTGGGCGAGGCCGCCGCCCGGCTGGCCGCCGCCGGGGTAGAGGTCCACTGGCCCCGGGAGCTGGCCCGCGAACTCACCGCCCACGGCATCGTGGAACCGACCCCGCAGGCCGCCTCCGACCTGCCCGGATTCCTCTCCGCCGAGGAGCTGCTGACCTTCCGCTGGCGGCTGGCCGTCGGCGACCGGGAACTCACCGAGGAGGAGCTGGACCGGCTCGCCGAGGCACACCGCCCGGTGGTACGGCTGCGCGACCAGTGGGTGCTGGTCGACCCCGAGCTGGTCCGGCGGGCCCGTGAGCGGCAACGCCGGCCGCTCACCACCCTGGACGCGCTCGGCGCCGCCCTGACCGGCACCGCCGAGGTCGGCGGGGAGACCGTCGCCGTGGACGCCTCGGGCTGGCTGGCCGAGCTGCGCGACCGCATCGCCGACCCGGAGGCCGCCGCCCGCCGCGAACCGGTCGGCCCGCCCGCCGCCCTCGCCGCCACCCTGCGCGACTACCAGCTGCGCGGCCTGGCCTGGCTGCACCGGATGACCTCCCTGGGGCTGGGCTGCTGCCTCGCCGACGACATGGGCCTGGGCAAGACCGTCACCCTGATCGCCCTCCATCTGCACCGGCAGCAGGAGCCGTCCGCAGCGGGGCCCACCCTGGTGGTCTGCCCCACCTCGCTGCTGGGCAACTGGCAGCGCGAGATCGAGCGGTTCGCCCCCGGCACCCCGGTACGCCGCTTCCACGGCGCCGGACGCGACCTGGACGAGCTGGCCGAGGGCGAGTTCGTCCTCACCACCTACGGCACCATGCGGCTGGACGCCGAACGGCTGGCCGCCGCCGGGCCCTGGGGCATGGTGGTCGCCGACGAGGCCCAACACGTCAAGAACCCGCGCTCGGCCACCGCCCGGGCGCTGCGCACCATCGGCGGCCGGGCCCGGGTGGCGCTCACCGGCACCCCGGTGGAGAACAACCTCTCCGAGCTGTGGGCGCTGCTCGACTGGACGACGCCCGGCCTGCTGGGACCGCTGAAGTCCTTCCGCGAGCGCTACGCCCGCGCGGTGGAGGGCGAGTTGGACCGGGCCACCGCCGACCGGCTGGCCCGGCTGGTGCGGCCGTTCCTGCTGCGGCGCCGCAAGTCCGACCCGGGCATCGCCCCGGAACTCCCGCCGAAGACCGAGACCGACCGCGTGGTGGCGCTCACCCGTGAACAGGCGGCGCTGTACGAGGCGGTGGTGCGCGAGGCCATGGGCGAGATCCGGGCCGCCGAGGGCATCGCCCGGCGCGGTCTGGTGGTCAAGCTGCTCACCGCGCTCAAGCAGATCTGCAACCACCCGGCGCAGTTCCTCAAGGAGCAGCGGCCCAGGATCGCCGACCGGTCCGGGAAGCTGGAACTGCTCGACGAACTGCTGGACACCGTGCTCGCCGAGGACGCGGCCGTGCTGGTCTTCACCCAGTACGTGCGGATGGCCCGGCTGATCGAGGCGCATCTGGCCGCACGCGGCGTGCCGGCGCAGTTCCTGCACGGGGGTACGCCGGTGAAGCGCCGCGAGGAGATGGTCCGCCGCTTCCAGGAGGGCGCCGCGCCGGTCTTCCTGCTCTCGCTCAAGGCGGCGGGCACCGGCCTCAACCTCACCCGCGCCGAGCATGTCGTCCACTACGACCGCTGGTGGAACCCGGCCGTGGAGGACCAGGCCACCGACCGGGCGTACCGGATCGGCCAGACCCAGCCGGTGCAGGTGCACCGGCTGGTCACCGAGGGCACGGTGGAGGACCGCATCGCGGAGCTGCTGCGGCGCAAACGGCAGCTGGCCGACGCGGTCCTGGGCGCCGGTGAGGCGGCGCTGACCGAGCTCAGCGACGCCGAGCTGGCGGACCTGGTGGAGCTGAGGGAGGCCGGGCGGTGA
- a CDS encoding toxin-antitoxin system HicB family antitoxin yields MGKKQLNVRVDESTAEMARERAEAQGISMNQYIERLVQQDMGETGRAFVDAAAQFMKEYETAFVAEFGDADEAARGARR; encoded by the coding sequence ATGGGGAAGAAGCAGCTGAATGTGCGGGTGGACGAGTCCACGGCGGAGATGGCCCGGGAGCGGGCGGAGGCGCAGGGGATCAGCATGAACCAGTACATCGAGCGGCTGGTCCAGCAGGACATGGGCGAGACCGGCCGGGCCTTTGTCGACGCCGCCGCGCAGTTCATGAAGGAGTACGAGACGGCGTTTGTCGCCGAGTTCGGCGATGCGGACGAGGCGGCGAGGGGCGCGCGACGTTGA
- a CDS encoding putative RNA methyltransferase, which produces MQHIAEYLACPHCGAALAPDGRTLRCAAGHSFDIARQGYVSLLPGDAHTGTGDTAAMVAARDAFLSAGHYAPIAEALADAAADALADGPAGGCVADLGAGTGHYLAAVLDRVPDRPGAALDISKYAVRRAARAHPGIGAVVCDAWRTLPLRDGSAALVVNVFAPRNGPEIRRVLRPGGTLLVVSPTARHLRELVGPLGLLSVDEEKERRIAEKLGPYLVPGERREVRWTLALARAGVEAVVAMGPSAWHTDPERLAARLAELPDPVEVTAAVTVAAYHRP; this is translated from the coding sequence TTGCAGCACATCGCGGAGTACCTGGCCTGCCCCCACTGCGGGGCGGCCCTCGCGCCGGACGGGCGGACGCTGCGCTGCGCCGCCGGGCACTCCTTCGACATCGCCCGTCAGGGCTACGTCAGCCTGCTCCCCGGTGACGCCCACACCGGCACCGGCGACACCGCCGCGATGGTCGCCGCCCGGGACGCCTTTCTCAGCGCCGGCCACTACGCCCCCATCGCCGAGGCCCTGGCGGACGCCGCTGCGGACGCGCTCGCCGACGGCCCGGCCGGCGGCTGCGTCGCCGACCTGGGCGCCGGCACCGGGCACTATCTGGCGGCGGTGCTCGACCGGGTGCCGGACCGGCCCGGCGCCGCCCTGGACATCTCCAAGTACGCCGTGCGCCGGGCCGCCCGCGCCCACCCCGGGATCGGCGCCGTCGTCTGCGACGCCTGGCGGACGCTGCCGCTGCGGGACGGCTCGGCCGCCCTGGTGGTCAATGTCTTCGCGCCGCGCAACGGCCCCGAGATCCGGCGGGTGCTGCGGCCCGGCGGCACCCTGCTGGTGGTCTCCCCGACCGCCCGCCACCTGCGGGAGCTGGTCGGCCCGCTGGGGCTGCTCTCGGTGGACGAGGAGAAGGAGCGTCGGATCGCCGAGAAGCTCGGTCCGTATCTGGTGCCGGGGGAGCGGCGCGAGGTGCGGTGGACGCTGGCCCTCGCACGGGCCGGGGTCGAGGCGGTGGTGGCGATGGGTCCCAGTGCCTGGCACACCGATCCCGAGCGGCTGGCGGCGCGGCTGGCGGAGCTGCCCGACCCGGTCGAGGTGACGGCGGCGGTGACGGTGGCGGCGTACCACAGGCCGTGA
- a CDS encoding AAA family ATPase, with translation MSSDVVRPFLAELRLGAFKSYRRAALPLGPLTVLHGPSGAGKSNALDALAVLSRLAVGEPIGPALDGGGPGPLAEPVRGGAAGCVPYGERGFVLGCTVRTGGGPVRLDVAVDLGDGGPRIVRERLLAGAEPLLETGEQSAARGRINVTWHNDGRQGDIRAPFASDTLITAQVPLRVAGSSAGERRVLAAAEQLLTALREVFTADPVPRLMRGWAVADPRARLVGSAANISAVLARMQGECRHRYGRLVRAVRAAAPHPLSGIGVEWRGVRGGSGGRGRIPEVLAAFEEGESGRTTADLAADGMLRYLAFATVLLTGADVLDVDPAEEVPWERRLLTVAVEDMAAGLAHDQAARLLRLARETADAGHARVIAVLQDATCARKEAGAELVACGRDPRTGRTLLRPEAAGRVPVQLPRGGDAVDLVR, from the coding sequence ATGAGCAGCGACGTCGTCCGCCCGTTCCTCGCGGAGCTGCGGCTCGGCGCCTTCAAGTCCTACCGTCGCGCCGCACTGCCGCTCGGCCCGCTCACCGTGCTGCACGGCCCCTCGGGCGCCGGGAAGTCCAATGCGCTGGACGCGCTGGCGGTGCTCTCCCGGCTGGCGGTCGGCGAGCCGATCGGCCCGGCGCTGGACGGCGGCGGCCCCGGCCCGCTCGCCGAGCCGGTGCGCGGCGGGGCGGCGGGCTGCGTCCCGTACGGGGAGCGCGGGTTCGTCCTCGGCTGCACGGTGCGGACCGGTGGCGGACCGGTGCGGCTGGACGTGGCGGTGGACCTCGGCGACGGCGGGCCGCGCATCGTCCGGGAACGGCTGCTGGCGGGCGCGGAGCCGCTGCTGGAGACCGGGGAGCAGAGCGCGGCGCGCGGCCGGATCAATGTCACCTGGCACAACGACGGCAGGCAGGGCGACATCCGGGCGCCCTTTGCCAGCGACACGCTGATCACCGCTCAGGTGCCGCTGCGGGTCGCCGGGTCGTCGGCGGGCGAGCGCCGGGTGCTGGCCGCCGCCGAGCAGTTGCTGACCGCGCTGCGGGAGGTGTTCACGGCCGATCCGGTGCCCCGGCTGATGCGGGGGTGGGCCGTCGCCGATCCGCGCGCCCGGCTGGTCGGGTCGGCGGCCAACATCTCGGCGGTGCTGGCCCGGATGCAGGGCGAGTGCCGCCACCGCTACGGCCGGCTGGTCAGGGCGGTCCGGGCGGCGGCTCCGCATCCGCTCTCCGGGATCGGCGTGGAGTGGCGTGGCGTGCGCGGCGGGAGTGGCGGGCGCGGTCGGATTCCCGAGGTGCTGGCGGCGTTCGAGGAGGGGGAGTCGGGACGGACCACCGCCGACCTGGCGGCGGACGGGATGCTGCGCTACCTCGCCTTCGCCACGGTGTTGCTGACCGGTGCGGATGTGCTGGATGTCGACCCGGCGGAGGAGGTGCCGTGGGAGCGGCGGCTGCTCACCGTCGCGGTCGAGGACATGGCGGCGGGGCTGGCACACGACCAGGCGGCCCGGCTGCTGCGGCTGGCCCGGGAGACGGCCGACGCGGGCCACGCCCGGGTGATCGCCGTGCTCCAGGACGCCACGTGCGCCCGGAAGGAGGCAGGGGCGGAGCTGGTGGCCTGCGGCCGTGATCCACGGACCGGCCGCACTCTGCTGCGGCCGGAGGCCGCCGGCCGGGTACCCGTGCAGCTGCCGCGCGGCGGGGATGCGGTAGACCTGGTGCGATGA
- a CDS encoding nucleotide pyrophosphohydrolase: MNESVNESVNRSVEELQRRLVEFAAARRWQPYHTPKNLAAALSVEAGELLEIFQWLTPEQAARVMDDPEGAHRVRDEVADVLAYLLQFCAVLGVDPLEALAAKIDRNELRFPVPDGPVGPPARSR, from the coding sequence ATGAACGAGAGCGTGAACGAGAGCGTGAACCGCAGTGTCGAGGAACTTCAGCGCCGCCTGGTGGAGTTCGCGGCAGCGCGCCGCTGGCAGCCGTACCACACGCCCAAGAACCTGGCGGCGGCGCTGAGCGTGGAGGCGGGGGAGCTGCTGGAGATCTTCCAGTGGCTGACCCCGGAGCAGGCGGCCCGGGTGATGGACGACCCGGAGGGGGCGCACCGGGTGCGGGACGAGGTGGCCGATGTGCTGGCCTATCTGCTCCAGTTCTGCGCGGTGCTCGGGGTGGATCCGCTGGAGGCGCTGGCGGCCAAGATCGACCGCAATGAGCTGCGCTTCCCGGTGCCGGATGGGCCCGTCGGGCCGCCTGCCCGGAGTCGCTGA
- a CDS encoding DUF6099 family protein, with protein MEALRLIRSTRHALTQARSVPEVLVEAWQACALTEAVGGHLALHGEEALRAGAQLLAEAGGHAGGCLDRPPDDWTGFGRAARLTELAEPGAVLRELRGLIHEVAEALIIVACGADTEALYWQCIDAVDAAAECKDAVTELLRTLHEEPDRDRDPDPDLVPDPDPDPAEPPERAAPVTVTLQPPCPG; from the coding sequence ATGGAAGCGCTGCGGTTGATCAGGTCCACCAGGCATGCGCTCACCCAGGCGCGGAGTGTGCCGGAGGTGCTGGTGGAGGCATGGCAGGCGTGTGCGCTCACCGAGGCGGTGGGCGGGCATCTGGCCCTGCACGGGGAGGAGGCGCTGCGGGCGGGGGCGCAGTTGCTGGCCGAGGCCGGCGGCCATGCCGGGGGCTGTCTGGACCGGCCGCCGGACGACTGGACGGGGTTCGGCAGGGCGGCCCGGCTCACCGAGCTGGCCGAGCCGGGCGCCGTACTGCGTGAGCTGCGGGGGCTGATCCACGAGGTGGCCGAGGCGCTGATCATCGTGGCCTGCGGCGCCGACACCGAGGCCCTGTACTGGCAGTGCATCGATGCGGTCGACGCGGCGGCGGAGTGCAAGGACGCCGTCACCGAGCTGCTGCGCACCCTCCACGAGGAACCCGACCGCGACCGCGACCCCGACCCCGACCTCGTGCCGGACCCCGACCCCGACCCTGCCGAGCCACCGGAGCGGGCCGCCCCGGTCACGGTCACCCTTCAACCGCCCTGCCCCGGCTGA
- a CDS encoding SAM-dependent methyltransferase: MAGHSATEGWAPTGIDTSVPSIARVYDAMLGGKDNFAVDRAVAEKVRGVLPISKESAWEHREVLARGVRYLTSQGIDQFLDLGSGLPTVQNTHQVAQAANPKARVVYVDNDPIVLTHGRALLAGDARTKVVTADLRDPADVLSRPEVRELIDLDRPLGLLLVGVVHHLADTEDPAGVVKQYLDAAAPGSFLFLTHFRSQPPTTDALEQVFLSMLGSGRFRTQTEIEALFEGLEMVEPGVVELPRWRPDGPLPQATDGPSNLIAAGAGRKPAV, translated from the coding sequence ATGGCTGGTCATAGTGCGACGGAGGGCTGGGCGCCGACCGGGATCGACACCTCCGTGCCGAGCATCGCCCGGGTCTATGACGCAATGCTCGGTGGCAAGGACAACTTCGCGGTGGACCGAGCGGTCGCCGAGAAGGTCCGGGGCGTCCTGCCGATCAGCAAGGAGAGCGCCTGGGAGCACCGCGAGGTGCTGGCGCGCGGCGTGCGGTACCTGACCTCGCAGGGCATCGACCAGTTCCTGGACCTGGGGTCGGGGCTGCCCACCGTGCAGAACACCCACCAGGTCGCACAGGCCGCCAACCCCAAGGCGCGCGTGGTCTACGTCGACAACGACCCCATCGTCCTCACGCACGGCCGCGCGCTGCTGGCCGGGGACGCCCGGACCAAGGTGGTCACCGCCGACCTGCGCGACCCGGCCGACGTGCTCTCCCGCCCCGAGGTGCGGGAGCTGATCGACCTCGACCGGCCACTCGGGCTGCTGCTGGTCGGCGTGGTGCACCACCTCGCCGACACGGAGGACCCGGCCGGCGTGGTGAAGCAGTACCTCGACGCCGCCGCGCCCGGCAGCTTCCTCTTCCTCACCCACTTCCGGTCGCAGCCGCCCACCACCGACGCGCTGGAACAGGTCTTCCTCTCCATGCTGGGCAGCGGCCGGTTCCGGACTCAGACGGAGATCGAGGCGCTGTTCGAGGGGCTGGAGATGGTGGAGCCCGGTGTGGTCGAGCTGCCGAGGTGGCGCCCCGACGGGCCTCTCCCCCAGGCCACGGACGGCCCGAGCAACCTCATCGCGGCAGGCGCCGGACGCAAGCCCGCCGTCTGA
- a CDS encoding LLM class F420-dependent oxidoreductase, translated as MDLRIFTEPQQGASYDTLLRIAKAAEELGYDAFFRSDHYLKMGDVDGLPGPTDAWITLAGLARETSRIRLGTLMTAATFRLPGVLAIQVAQVDAMSGGRVELGLGAGWYEAEHTAYGIPFPKAKFGRLEEQLAIVTGLWQTKVGETFDFEGTYYQLKDSPALPKPVQERVPVLIGGTGAKRTPALAARYADEFNLPFASVEDTRAQFGRVREAAREYGRNPDELVYSSALVACVGTNDAEVARRAAAIGREPAELRENGLAGTPDEVVDKIGRYAEAGTQRFYFQILDLDDLDHLELIASRVASQLG; from the coding sequence ATGGATCTTCGTATTTTCACCGAACCCCAGCAGGGCGCCTCCTACGACACCCTGCTGCGGATCGCCAAGGCTGCGGAGGAGCTGGGCTACGACGCCTTCTTCCGCTCCGACCACTACCTCAAGATGGGCGACGTGGACGGCCTGCCCGGCCCCACCGACGCCTGGATCACCCTCGCCGGGCTCGCCCGGGAGACCAGCCGCATCAGACTGGGCACGCTGATGACGGCGGCGACGTTCCGGCTGCCCGGTGTCCTCGCCATCCAGGTGGCTCAGGTGGACGCGATGAGCGGCGGACGCGTCGAGCTGGGCCTGGGCGCGGGTTGGTACGAGGCGGAGCACACCGCCTACGGCATTCCGTTCCCCAAGGCGAAGTTCGGGCGGCTGGAGGAGCAACTGGCCATCGTCACCGGGCTCTGGCAGACCAAGGTCGGCGAGACCTTCGACTTCGAGGGCACCTACTACCAGCTGAAGGACTCCCCAGCGCTGCCCAAGCCCGTCCAGGAGCGGGTGCCGGTACTGATCGGCGGCACCGGAGCCAAGCGGACCCCGGCGCTGGCGGCTCGCTACGCCGACGAGTTCAACCTGCCGTTCGCCTCGGTCGAGGACACCCGGGCGCAGTTCGGCCGGGTGCGGGAGGCTGCCCGCGAGTACGGGCGGAACCCCGATGAGCTGGTGTACTCCAGCGCCCTGGTGGCCTGCGTCGGCACCAACGACGCCGAGGTGGCCCGCCGAGCCGCCGCCATCGGCCGCGAGCCCGCCGAACTCCGGGAGAACGGCCTGGCCGGTACCCCGGACGAGGTCGTCGACAAGATCGGCCGCTACGCCGAGGCAGGCACCCAGCGGTTCTACTTCCAGATCCTCGACCTGGACGACCTGGACCACCTGGAGCTGATCGCCTCCCGCGTGGCATCCCAACTGGGCTGA
- a CDS encoding ATP-binding protein, producing MPSAPPFMAELILRRPTMHLRWLGLSVDDPDAGRRVRTFAALTLAGWGLGGLLDSVQLCASELLGNCVKHARLYGRWQVGVALRAWPAWLVLEVSDDDPRPPVLPTPDVEDDPEALLATRRRGLGIVRELADDVWWQPRESGGKTVLARFATGKRWSR from the coding sequence ATGCCCTCGGCGCCCCCGTTCATGGCGGAGTTGATCCTGCGGCGTCCGACGATGCATCTGCGGTGGTTGGGGCTGTCGGTGGACGATCCGGATGCGGGGCGAAGGGTGCGGACGTTTGCGGCGCTGACGCTGGCGGGGTGGGGGCTGGGCGGGCTGCTGGACTCGGTGCAGCTGTGTGCGTCGGAGCTACTGGGCAACTGCGTCAAGCACGCGCGGCTGTATGGCCGCTGGCAGGTGGGGGTGGCGTTGCGGGCGTGGCCCGCGTGGCTGGTGCTGGAAGTGTCGGACGACGACCCGCGTCCGCCGGTACTGCCCACCCCGGACGTGGAGGACGACCCGGAGGCGCTGCTCGCCACCCGCAGGCGGGGCCTGGGCATTGTGCGGGAGCTGGCGGACGACGTGTGGTGGCAGCCCCGGGAGAGCGGGGGCAAGACCGTGCTCGCCCGGTTCGCCACCGGCAAGCGATGGTCGCGGTGA
- a CDS encoding XRE family transcriptional regulator, with protein sequence MWAQLIANARTDLVFAGYTNYFLWLEQPAFHATVRSKAEAGCRIRFLLGEPDGDVTQQRERIEDVALTVSTRIRITLENVAKLKGVPGVEARFCSPEDAVNFVSLSVFRFDNDALVTPHLSRGAGHDSPLMHLRRNQAGGLFDRFSTHAEELWESARPIEGD encoded by the coding sequence GTGTGGGCTCAGCTCATCGCCAACGCTCGCACCGATCTGGTGTTCGCGGGATACACGAACTACTTCCTATGGCTGGAGCAGCCGGCGTTCCACGCAACCGTTCGCAGCAAGGCCGAGGCGGGGTGTCGTATCCGGTTCCTTCTGGGCGAGCCTGACGGGGACGTCACCCAGCAGCGCGAGCGGATCGAGGATGTGGCCCTCACCGTTTCCACCCGCATCAGGATCACCCTGGAGAACGTGGCCAAACTCAAAGGGGTACCTGGCGTCGAGGCCCGTTTCTGCTCCCCCGAGGACGCCGTGAACTTCGTCTCCCTGTCGGTCTTCAGGTTCGACAACGACGCCCTGGTGACTCCTCACCTTTCCCGGGGAGCCGGACATGACTCGCCGCTGATGCACCTCCGCAGGAACCAGGCAGGCGGACTCTTCGACCGCTTCTCCACTCATGCCGAGGAACTGTGGGAGAGCGCGCGCCCCATCGAAGGTGATTGA